The following is a genomic window from Stegostoma tigrinum isolate sSteTig4 chromosome 24, sSteTig4.hap1, whole genome shotgun sequence.
AACGTTGCTTTAGTTCGAAGTAAGAATGgagtgtggcttggaggaaaaccgCAAGTGATAATTTCCTAACATattccttgctgccctttttcttTGAGCTtggggtttagaaggtgctatcaaagAACGCTCGATTAGTAGTTGCACTGCTTCTTGTAATGACACACAGTACTGCCAATGTACTTTGCTGGTGAAGGTGCTGGATGAAATGCTAGTCGAGCCAACCGCTTTGTTTTGAATGGTGTTGAACCTGTTGGAGCtgtagtcatccaggcaagtgagaagtgaggagtattccagcacactctcttgacttgtgcctttgtaGGTGGTGGATAGACTTTAGGGAGTGAGCTGGTGAGTTACCCATTGTGGATCTCCTAGCTTTTGACTTGGTCTTGTGACCACTATTTGTGTCGCTGCtgtagttcagtttctagtcaatggtaacctgaAGGATATTGATTGGGGGAGGTGTGGAGAGGGTTCAGTGATAATTCAATGAAATGACAATGAGCCTCTGAAATGGGAGAAAAACATTGAATTTGATTTTGTAGGTAATTACATTGTAGTGTTTGGAACCTGTTTGACCTCATtggccaggttaacaaccccattcAAGAACCTCCTCAATCAGGAAACCTTGGCAAATCAATAGAACCAGGAGATtaaaatctcctcagttgaggaatgACTCTGAGCTGCTGACCGTagtcagtgtactgtgcacaagtaaataaagggtgacttggtaatgggatacctgcttctgtgtgcagttatttcaaacatTAGTTGGATCATAGAAATCTAGGTTCTGTTAAGAGTAATACTCACAACATGAACCTGTTATTCCTTTCCAGCTGCTAGGTAATTTGTTGCGTGTAACCAATGTTTCATCAGCCTACATTATTCTCCACTATCTTATTCTGGCATTTGTATTGTTTTGCCCACAATCTAAGTGCAATGAATGTATTCTTCATTCTTAAATGCAGCTattaacagagacaaagagctgTGTTGTTTGTTTTAATCCATAAGCATTGAAATTGATGGCGAATGTTGAAagtaatttttctttttaaactagCCTAGTCAGTAAGACACACTTCCACTCTAATTTCTGTCAACTGGTAATTATGTAAAGTATCCTAAAGTGTCTCTTGCATATAGACTGTTCTAGTTTTCCCATGCATTTTAGCTCATGATAATaggctcatagaatcatacagcatggaaacgggcccAACGGCCCAATTCATTCATgaccaggtttcttaaactgaactagtcccatttgcctgtatttggcccatatccctgtaaacctttacTATCCATGTATctttccaaatgtattttaaatgttgtaattgttcctacctctaccatttcctttggcagcttattTCATGGAAACACCATCCTCTGGAAAAAGTTACCCTACAGGTCCCTTAAAAATCTTGCCCTTTCACCCAAAACAataccctctaattttgggcctccctaccctggggaaaaggctttagctattcatcctatctatacccctcattattttaaaaacatccAGAAGGTCACCCCCAAGCCTCCTACACTCTGAGGGAAAAGGTCCCAACTTctcccttataactcaaaccatccagtctTAGTAACATGTGTGTAAACCTTTCTTGCACTCTTTACAATTTAATAACAATTTTCCATTGTAGCAGGCagccagaattgtacgcaatactccgaatgtggccttaccaatgtcttttaTAGCTTCAACATGATGTAGCAACTCCCGTACTCAGTGCTGTTACCAGTGAAGACAAATGTGCAAAATACCTTCAtccccaccctgtctgcctgtgaagtcactttcaaggaactatgaacctgcaccccggGTCTCTCTGATCGATAAGTCCTCAGAGTCCAACCATTAAGTGCGTAAGACCtcctttgttttacaaaaatgcaacaccttgcatttatctgctATTCTTTAGCCGTCTGGcacagttgatcaagatcccagcGTAATCTTAGAATACCTTTCTTCTTTGTTCTCAAtacacctattttggtgtcatccgcaaacctGCTAACCACGCCTCCTATATTGTCATCAAATCTCTTGCATACACGATAAAAGatagtggacccagcattgatccttgcagcacactgttgggcacaggcctccagttttaACAACAGTCCTCTTCCACCCTTTGTCTCTACTGTCAATCCAATTTGGCTAGCTCCCTCTGGATCCCACGTGGGATCCAACCTTACTAACTAGTCTTCCATGTTCATTATCGAAGACCTTACTAAAGTCCTTGTTGACAACCTCTCTGCCTTCAATCTTCTTAGTCATcccttcaaaaagctcaatcaaatttTGAGAGATACAGATTTACCACATaaaaagccatactgactctccctaatcagtctttgcctttccaaatgcatgtagatcctgtcatctcagaatcccctccaacaacttacccaccactgatgtcaaactcatcgatctatagttccctagcttttccttgcagtccttcttaaataatggcacagcgTTAGCCAGCTTCcaatctggcacctcacccatggctgctGATGGTACAAATTTCACTGCTAGGATCCTCACAATTTCTTTttctagcttcccacaatgtcctgggatacatttgatcaggttccatGAACTTATCCACTATGTGTTTTAAGATATTCAGCATCACCTGAACTGTAATGTGAACCCTTTTCATGATATCACTATTTAATTGTTTGCCTTTATCCTAACTACATGTTGTTCTCCATGGTAAAGACTAAGAAACATTCATTTAGGATATCACCCAGTTCCACACATGGATAGCCTCATTGATTTTTAAAGCAGCCTATTCTCTCCCTACTCTCTTGCCCTTGGTATActtgcagaatctctttggattctcctttatccTATCTGCCATAGCTATTTTGTGTCCCcgttttgtcctcctgatttccctttttaAGTGTTGTTCTACACCCCCAATACTTAAGGGATtaacttgatcccagctgtctgttCTTAACATCTGCTTtcttttttcttgaccagagcctccaTATCCTTAGTCATCCAGTGGACCCTATTCCTGACAGCCTTGTcattcacactaacaggaacatgttGTCTCTgaattcttgctatctcacttttgaaagcttccaaatTGCCAGATGTCCCTTTACCTGTAAACAGCCTCACCAATCaattttgaaagttcctgtctaataccattaaaattggccatACCCCAATTTGGAACTTTAACATTGTGAACCAGATCTATCCATTTCCGTAACTGTTTTTAAagtaatagaattatgatcactgctcCCAAAGTGAACCGCACTAACACCACAGTTAATTCCATGACTTATTTTCCAGCACGTGGTTGTGTTTTGCCCATTCTCTAGTCGAGCCATCTACACATTGTTTAAGAAATGTTTCCTGAAGCTTAATGCTATGGTTGGAAAGTTAACATCTCCTACTATTACAACCCGATTATTTTTACAGCtatctgcactctccccacaTATTTGCTCCTCCATTTCCTGTTGTACTACAGACCCTCCAATAGTCATTTGCAAAGTGATCACCCCCTCCTTATATCTCTCTTCCACCCATTTCGCTTCACAGTATGATCTCTCAAGCACATCCTGTCTATGTACTGCTGTGATGTTTTCCCAAATCAAAAATTCCACATTTCCCCTCCTTTCCTGCTTCCCCTTCTACCATTCATATAgcatctgtaccctggaacattgagctgccagtcctgtccctccctcagttTCTTGAATAGCTCTGATATCCCAGTTCCATATTTCTGTCTacgccctgagttcatctgccttacctatcaGCATAATGAGTAGTATGAGCTGAAATAGTGACAAATCTTTTAGCAATCTCTCTGTAGCAATCAACTTGAGCTGTTTGGGAGTGGGATCATTTTATTCAGAGATGTAGTTTGCACTGTAATTAAATGATCAGATATGAGTCAGTGCAAGAACTAGATTGCAGATGTATCCCATGATATAAGGAGCTGCAGTTTACAATCAGAAATGTTCATTTTCTTATGTTAATTCTTTGCATGCCACAAATATTGCATTacttgaacccatgctgttggtgtcactctgcttTCCGTACCAgcagtccagccaactgagctaaccaacccacAAGCTGGCTCTTGATCCATGAATGGCTAACATGTTTAGGGATTTTAGAACATGCATTACAGTCCAACAAAGCAGGTACTGATCACTCTCCGTCTTCCCCCTCTCTATCCATCTGTTTGGGCTGGTTAGAGGTGCACTAGCGCCATTATCAAAATCTCACATTCcagaaaaaaagtaaaatttcACCAAGTAAGCAGTTGCTATTATTCAAACAAAGTCCTTATCTAGTATGAAACAATTATACTGTATGCTTTTGAAATCTTGTTAAACAAATATTTAGTTTACAATACATTAACAGAACATAAAAcatcaaatatttattttattatCAAATGCCAAATTTTCATATTAATGCACAACATTGCACGAATAAAAATGTTGCTACCTTGGAATAGAACAATGCAACCACACTGACTGGTTCAATTGTAACAGGCATGATAAATTGATTAAAATGCTGCTGCATTATTTAATCATGCTTTTATCTCACAAAAAGACAAGAAGGTCTCAATTTTCTAAAACCACATCACAAAGCAATGTAGTTTTTTTTCTACTTGATTTCCCTTCCCAAATCCTGTATGCAGCAACATTTCATTTTGGGTGTGTATCATTACAGGGAGCTGGCAGGCATGTTTCAGCAGCTTCCCCATAGGGCAGGAAGAAAACCAATCAATGTTACTGTCTGTTTTCTTTGCtctacaaataaataaatattcatCGAAATAAGAAATAGAATGATTACTGTAATTTGCCATATAATGCAAGGAAGCACATATTCTTAAACAATGACTACTGCAGGGGactaagaattttttaaaaaaatcttattcTCAACATCCTTTTGATGGCCCCACTGTCAGTTGCCAAGGGTTATAGCTCTGGAATTCATGACCTAACTAATCTGTGTTCCAATAACACACTCCTCCTTGATGAAGCTCCTTGAAATCTGTCTTTTTGACTGAGCCTTTGATTACCATTCCTAAAATATGAATTAGATGGCACAATGTCAGATGTTGTCTGATAAATAccctgaaacattttttttcatgtttaaaGCAGCAAGATAAAAGTTGCTGTAATGATTAATTCTTGAGGATATTTAACCTATAATTTACTGTGGGACAAAGGAGACACATTCCTACCTTTGTAAGGTTCCTGTAAAAATGAGAAAATCAATTGACCTTTCCTGTTTGCTTCTGAGGATCAGGGACAGAAAGATTAATCAATCAGCTGGAACTTGTTTTATACATGATTGTAAGTTAGGATTGCGGATGTCTCCAGCTGCATGATTCTGATGCGTATAGAGGTAGGGGGAAGGCTGAAGTCATGGCTACTCCATGCAGAATGCTGTAGCAGTGGTCTCCTGTTTTGCCGTAGCTTTCAGGAAacttccagttcaggtgaagaccatctccCCACTGAGGTTCAAGTTTTCCTATCTGACCTACCGACCCTATAGGAAGGATAAGTCATATGCTGCCCTAtgaagacagacacagagacaaacaTGAAAAGCAAACAAACATTCTGCCCAGAGAAGACTCCATTCAATGCGCTTTCACCTCTTCAATCAGATACCAGTGAACTGACTGTTTCCTCCTGAGAATAATGGGTGTATCTTGTACTCTGTTAAAGCAGATAAAAGTAGTATTTGGGGGGTCCActaacatccaaggattcacacaCTTCattgaggtttccaaaatgaCAATGTCTTTGCCTGGAACCCCAAATAAACTATAAGCAGCATTGGAAAGAAGCATTGTCTTTTCATAGCAGGCACCATTGCTTTCTAATTTTTATTATGTGTAAAATGCTCTCTGAAAAAGGAAACAATATGCACTGGCAAGTAGATTTCAGCAGAGATCTGGACATGAGAATAAACATTTGCAAGCTGTTTTTCCGGATTAGGTTCTACTTCAGGTCATACTATTCTATACAGGAGATAAATATCCAGAACATTGCATGAAATTATATTGTTTTATTGTGTATGGGGATGAATTATTAAGTAGTTTCTTTATTTGTTGTGTATTGAAGGTTGATAACTCCAGCCACAATGGATTGGAAGACATTACAAGGCGTCCTTAGTGGCGTAAACAAATATTCTACAGGATTTGGACGGATTTGGCTGTCGGTGGTCTTCATCTTCCGGGTGCTCGTTTATGTGGTGGCAGCAGAAAAAGTATGGGGCGATGACCAGAAAGATTTTGACTGTAACACCAGGCAACCTGGGTGCACCAATGTGTGTTTCGATCATTACTTCCCCATCTCCCACATCAGGCTGTGGGCTTTGCAATTGATTTTCATCTCTACACCTTCCCTATTAGTTGTCATGCATGTGGCCTataggaaagaaaaagaaaaaaaataccacCTGAGGCACCCAGATACTAACACCAAGCTGTATGAAAACGCTGGGAAAAAACATGGCGGCCTCTGGTGGACCTATTTGATCAGTCTGCTTTTTAAAACGGTGTTTGAAATTGTTTTCCTGTACATCCTACACCGGATTTATGACAGTTTTGATATGCCTCGTCTCGTCAAATGTGAGGAAGAACCTTGCCCCAATGTAGTAGATTGTTACATTGCTAGACCAACTGAGAAAAGAATTTTCACTTATTTTATGGTTGGGGCATCATCTCTTTGCATTGTAATAAGCATATCTGAAATTATCTACTTAATCTCTAAAAGGTGTTTCCGGTTTTGTATGTTGCATTGTGGGAGAAGAAAATCAGCACTTGCTAAAGGTAAGACTGACTATCATCCCCACAAACTCATTCATGTAAACCACTTACCAAATGGCAAGTCACTGGATTACATTCATGCTTCTGCTCCAAATCTTTCCGCAATGTAATATGCCTCTACCATATCTCAGTACATCTTTGCTCAAAGATGATCTCTAAGTGATAGCACAACAACATTGAAACTTTTACCAAATGATCCATCAGATCAAATAGCAACCAATGCCAACATTTAAATGTAAGCTTCCTCAGATAGCTAGTTAGAGTTCTTTTGTTTGTGGCTGGATTCTCTTCAAGGAAATTGGTCAAACTTAATCCAGGCCTTAGAGGGAAGGAGTACAGATTTTGCATGATCTGGATCTCTGGTGCACAAAGAGTGATTTGTTGGAGCACAAGCTAGGTATCCGTAGACAGTATTGTTCCATTCTTCTGCTCAGAAGATAAACAACACCCAGATGTCTGGAAAGTTAACGTGGAGGTCagaagggaaaaagaaacattttggcAATGAATGCGAGTTAATTTATTGTAATTTGCTTCTGTTAGGAGTTGAAagcaaaaagaagagcaaaaaAAGTTTACCAATATTAATTTTTGAAAATAGGCTTAAAATATTACCATTGACTTTAACCATCTCCTCCATATATTTGTGGTGAATAATGCAGTGTGAAGATGAGTGGCAAAGACTAAAATAACAAGATTAATTCGCATACATGTGATTGACATAATATGATTGTTAATGCACTTTAGATGAATGATTTAAGTATCTAATTACCTTATTTCTGCTTCAACATATTATTATTGTTCCAAGCAAAAGCATTGATAATGGCATCAGAGATTCACTTATTAAATTGAGATTATTTAACAGCGTTCGTCCTATAAGCTTATGAATGAACATCACTCCAAAACACGAGGTTGGGATAACCTTATAAAACATAGAAGGATGATAGTTTTTGATTGCTGGTTTGAAAGAATAATTTGTGACCGACATTGCTCGTCACACACATACAAGATCATTTCCATGCACCTGTTTGGTGTGGAGATTTTTACAGTTATATCT
Proteins encoded in this region:
- the LOC125465156 gene encoding gap junction beta-3 protein-like gives rise to the protein MDWKTLQGVLSGVNKYSTGFGRIWLSVVFIFRVLVYVVAAEKVWGDDQKDFDCNTRQPGCTNVCFDHYFPISHIRLWALQLIFISTPSLLVVMHVAYRKEKEKKYHLRHPDTNTKLYENAGKKHGGLWWTYLISLLFKTVFEIVFLYILHRIYDSFDMPRLVKCEEEPCPNVVDCYIARPTEKRIFTYFMVGASSLCIVISISEIIYLISKRCFRFCMLHCGRRKSALAKGKTDYHPHKLIHVNHLPNGKSLDYIHASAPNLSAM